In Lagenorhynchus albirostris unplaced genomic scaffold, mLagAlb1.1 scaffold_428, whole genome shotgun sequence, the following proteins share a genomic window:
- the SERTAD1 gene encoding SERTA domain-containing protein 1: protein MMLSKGLKRKREEEEEEGKEALAVDTWWLDPGHPAVAQAPPAVASSSLFDLSVLKLHHSLRQSEPDLRHLVLVVNTLRRIQASMAPTAALPPVPSPPTAPGIADNLLASSDAALSASMASLLEDLSHIEGLSQAPQPLVDEGPPGRPTGGAPPSLGALDLLGPATGCLLDDGLEGLFEDIDTSMYDSELWAPASEGHKSSPEDGPGKEEAPELDEAELDYLMDVLVGTQALERPSGPGR, encoded by the coding sequence ATGATGCTGAGCAAGGGCCTGAAGCGAAagcgggaggaggaggaggaggaggggaaagaagcCCTGGCAGTTGACACCTGGTGGCTGGATCCTGGCCACCCAGCAGTGGCACAGGCACCCCCAGCCGTGGCCTCCAGTTCCCTCTTTGACCTTTCGGTGCTCAAGCTCCACCACAGCCTGCGGCAGAGTGAACCAGACCTGCGGCACCTGGTGCTGGTAGTGAACACACTGCGGCGAATTCAGGCGTCCATGGCACCCACAGCTGCCCTGCCACCTGTGCCCAGCCCGCCTACAGCCCCAGGCATAGCTGACAACCTGCTGGCCAGCTCTGATGCCGCCCTCTCAGCCTCCATGGCCAGCCTTCTGGAGGACCTCAGCCATATTGAGGGCCTGAgccaggctccccagcccctggtagaTGAGGGGCCACCAGGCCGCCCCACTGGGGGAGCCCCACCCAGCTTGGGTGCCTTGGACCTGCTCGGCCCAGCCACTGGATGTCTGCTGGACGATGGGCTTGAGGGCCTGTTTGAGGACATTGACACATCCATGTATGACAGTGAACTTTGGGCACCAGCCTCTGAGGGCCACAAATCCAGCCCTGAGGATGGGCCAGGCAAGGAGGAAGCTCCAGAGCTGGATGAGGCCGAACTGGACTACCTCATGGACGTGCTGGTGGGCACACAGGCACTGGAGCGGCCATCAGGGCCAGGGCGCTGA